In Massilia sp. METH4, the genomic window ATTCCACGTCGCTGACCAAGATCCGCTTCGACGATATCGCGCTCGCGCGCCTGAAGCTGCAAGACCTGGAGGCGGACTCGGTGCCGGCCCAGGGCCAGCGCGTCATCCTGCGCAACAACGCCAACCTGTCCACCGGCGGCACGGCCACCGACGTGACCGATGACGTGCACCCCGAAGTGGCGGCGCGCGCCGTGGAAGCGGCGCAGATGATCGGCCTCGATATCTGCGGCGTGGACGTGGTCGTCGATTCCGTGCTGCGTCCGATCGAGGAACAGAACGGCGGCGTGGTGGAAGTGAACGCCGCGCCGGGCCTGCGCATGCACCTGTCGCCGTCGTACGGCAAGGGCCGCCCGATCGGCGAGGCAATCGTGGGTACCCTGTTCGCCGAGGGCGAGGATGGCCGCATTCCCGTCGTCGCCGTGACCGGCACGAACGGCAAGACCACCACGGTGCGCCTGATCGCCCACCTGATCGCTTCGTCCGGCCTGCGCGTCGGCATGACCAATACCGACGGCGTGTACGTCAACGGTCGCCAGATCGACTCGGGCGACTGCTCGGGCCCGCGCAGCGCGCGCAACGTGCTGCAGCACCCGGACGTGGACGCGGCCGTGTTCGAGACGGCGCGCGGCGGCATCCTGCGCGAGGGCCTGGCCTTCGACCGCTGCAAGGTGGCCGTCGTCACCAATATCGGCGCGGGCGACCACCTGGGCCTGAACTACATCACCACGGTCGAAGACCTAGCGGTGCTCAAGCGCGTGATCGTGCAGAACGTGGATGAAAACGGCTGGGCCGTGCTGAACGCCACCGACCCGATCGTCGCTGCCATGGCCTCCGTATCGAAGGGCAAGGTGATCTTCTTCGGTGCCGACCGTTATCACCCGGTGGTTGCCACGCACATCGCGCAGGGCCGCCGTACCGTGTACGTCGACAAGGGCGACCTGGTCGCCGTCGAAGGCAAGTCCCAGCAGCGCATCGCGCTGGCGGACGTGCCGCTGACGCGCAACGGCACGATCGGCTTCCAGGTCGAGAACGCCATGGCGGCGGTGGCCGCCGCCTGGGGTGCCGGCATCGACTGGCAATCGATCCGCCTGGGCCTGAGCACGTTCACGACGGACAGCCACAACGCGCCCGGCCGCTTCAATGTGTTCGACTACCGCGGCGCCACCGTGATCGCCGACTACGGCCACAACCCCGACGCGATGCTGGCCCTGGTGCGTGCCGTGGAATCGATGCCGGCCAAGCGCCGCTCCGTGGTGATCAGCGGCGCGGGCGACCGCCGCGACGAGGACATCACCCAGCAGACCGAAATCCTCGGCAAGGCGTTCGACGACGTTGTGCTGTACGAAGACCAGTGCCAGCGCGGCCGCGCCGACGGCGAAGTGATCGCGCTGCTGCGCCAGGGCCTGCAAGGCGCCCCGCGCACCCGCAACGTGGACGAGATCAACGGCGAATTCGTCGCCATCGACCTGGCCATGGATCGCCTGCAGGAAGGCGACCTGTGCCTGATCCTGATCGACCAGGTCGAGGAGGCGCTGGCGTACATCGCCAAGCGCGTCGCGGCAGGCTGAACCTCTACGCTTGCGGTTTGCCGGCGTAAGCGGGCAGCCGCCGGCCGCGGAACACCGGTGACAGGCACCATTTTTCTTCGAAAATGGTGCCTGTCACCGGTTTTTTCATGCCGACACGCGAATCGGGCGCTCCGCCACGCAAGGGGGTGAGTTTTTCGCAGCCCGGCATTGACGACTACTCCAGTCGCTCCTAGCATGTCCCATCATGCCCACTCATCCGCTCCCATGACCCTGAACTCCCTGCGCCTCCTCACGCTCGCCGCCGTGCTGGCCACCGCCCAGCTCCACGTTTCCGCCGCCGCCGCATCCTCCGAAGTCCGCCTGCTGGACGCCGCCCCGGCGGCAAGCCCGCTGACGGTCACGCTCGATCGCCCCGACTGGACGTACAAGACCGGCCAGGGCGCCACGGTACGCATCCGCCTCGACGTGGAACCGTATCCTGCCGGAGGCATTCCGATCCGCTACCGCATCGGTCCCGACATGCTGGAAGGGCCGGCCCGCACGGCCGTCGTGCCGAAAGCGGGCCTGACGCTGCCGGTCCCGCCACAGGCGCAGCCCGGCTTCGTGCGGGCCATCGTGGAGGCGACCGTGGAAGGCAAGCCGGTGAAAGCCACGGCCACCGCCGCCTTCAATCCCTTCGACATCCGCCCGGTGCAGGCCGAGCCGGCCGACTTCGATGCGTTCTGGGCCGCGCAAAAGGAACAGCTGGCGAAGATCGATCCGCAATGGACCGTGACGCCCGCGCCGGACCTCTCCACGGCCGACGTGGAAGTCAGCTACCTGCACTACCAGAACGTCGGGCAAGGTGGCCGCCCGACCCGCATCTACGGCGTCCTGTCGGTGCCGCGCGCCGAAGGGAAGTACCCGGCGGTCCTGCAGGTGCCCGGCGCCGGCGTGCGCGGCTACAAGGGGACCGCCGACCTCGCGGCGAAGGGCGTGATCACGCTGCAGATCGGCATCCACGGTATTCCCGTCAACCTGCCCGACGAGGTCTACGAGCAGTTGCGCTACGGCGCGCTGGAAAGCTACAACCGCTATAACCTCGACGACCGCGACAGCTATTACTACCGGCGCGTGTACCTGGGCGCCTTGCGCGGCCTCGATTACCTCGTCGCCCACGCGAAATGGGACGGGAAGACGCTCATCACGCAAGGCGGCAGCCAGGGTGGCCAGCTGGCCATCGTGACGGCGGCGCTCGACCCGCGCGTGACGGCCACGGTGGCCTCTTATCCCGCCTATGCCGACGTGACGGGCTACCTGAGCGGCCGCGCCGGCGGCTGGCCCGGGCTGTTCCGCAAGGATGACGCGGGCAACGTGAAGGACCAGCCCATCGGGCCGAAAGTGAAGACCACCGGGTACTACGACACGGTGAACTTCGCCAGGCGGCTGCGCGCCCCGGTGTTGTTCTACGCCGGCTACAACGACATGGTGACACCGCCCACGTCGACCTTCGCCGTCTACAACGTGATCACTGCGCCGCGCCAGTTCGTGATCGAGCCCGAACAGGTGCACTCGACCTCCAGCGCGCACCAGGCCACGCAGCAGCAGTGGATCCTGAAGCACGCGGGCAGGCGCTGATCGCCAGCCGAAGGTGTTAGTGTGCTGAATCAGAAATTCGTTGAATAAACTCGACGAAAATCGCCTCAATACTGCGTTGAAAATGCACGGAAAGGCCCCGGCCTTACCGCGCATTTCCGCCTTGTCTTGAGACGATTTCGTCAAGTTTATTCGTCAACGAATTTCTGATTCACCACACTAGAGTCCCACAAGGCGCTGGGAGGAGGGCGCCCATCGTGTTCTACGGACTGGCCGCCACGGCGGTACTGATCGTTCACCTGGCCTTTATCGTGTTCGTGCTGTTCGGCGGCCTGCTGGCGGCCTGGCGCCGCTGGTTCGCCGCCGTCCACCTGCCCGCCGCGGCATGGGGCTTCCTCGTCGAGGCGCTGGGCATCGGTTGCCCTCTTACTGGCCTGGAAAACACGTTGCGCGCAAGCGCAGGCATGGCGCGCTACGAAGGCGACTTTATCGAGCGCTGGCTGCTCTGGCTCATCTACCCGGAAGGCATGACCCGCAATATGCAGTTCGTGCTGGCCGGCGCCGTCATCGCCTTCAATCTGCTCGTCTACCTCTGGGTCTTCCGCACCCCGAGGCACTAAAAATACTGTATGGAGTACTGTACAATACTGTCTATCCAACCAGTACATTTCGGACCAGAACCGCAAGCTTCATGGGCAAATTCGCACCGATCGACCTGCAACCATTCTCACCGCGCAGCGCCGGCGGCCTGGCCCGGCGCGACGTCGACCCAGACGCCTGGCGCGACATTCCCGACGATGCGATGACCGATGCGCGGACCGACAGCGAAATCGCCCGCGAGTACATCAGCCACGGCGAGCTGCGCCCCAAGTCCGTCGCCAATACCCAGAAGGAGCTGTACCGGTTTCTTACGTGGTGCCGGGAGGAGGCAGGTAAATCTCTCCGCCAGCTCACGGTGGCCGACTTGAACGCTTACAAGGAATTCCTGAAAGCGCCTCCGGCCGACTGGATCTCGACCACCAAGTGGCCGCGCACCGACGAACGCTACCGGCCGTTTTCGGGCCCGTTGTCCGATGCGAGCCGCCGGCAGGCGATGATCGCCGTGAAAGGCTTGCTGGCATTCGCCGAGCAGACCGGCTACCTGCGCCGCGACCCGGGCGCGCTCGTCAAGCAGGTGAGGATTCCCGCCGCCGCGCGCATCACCCGCTACCTGACGCAGGATGCGATCGGCCTGGCGCTCGCCACCGTGGAAGGGCGCGAAGCGGAAACGCCGGCCGCGCAGCGCCGCCGCGAGCGCGACCGTTTCCTGCTGATTGCGTATGCGCACACGGGGGCGCGGCTGAACGAGATCGTGGGCGCGAACATGGGCGCCATTTATACGGAAGGGAATGGCCGCTGGTGGATCGACGTGGTCGGCAAGGGCAGCAAGCCGCGCCGCCTGCCGGTACCGCCGGACATGCTCGATGCCTTCCGCCGCTATCGCACCGCCTTCGGCCTGTTGCCGCAGACGGGGCGCGGCGACAGCACGCCGCTCGTGCTGTCGAGCCGCAGCCGCGGCCTGGCGCGCATCACGGACGAAGCCGCGTCCGAAGCCTTGAAGGCCGTGTTCACGGCCGCGGCCGACGCCGCCGCGGCGCTCGGCGACAGCGATACCGCGGCCCAACTGCGGCAAGCCTCGACGCACTGGCTGCGCCACAGCATGCTGACGAACCATGCCAATAACGGCGTGCAGTTGAAGACGCTGCAGGAAACGGCGGGCCACGCGAACATCTCCACCACGGCCGCCTATCTGCACAAGACCGACAACGAGCGGCACGACGAGATCATGGCCTCGGTGGCCGCCAAGAACGTGGTCTGATCAGCGCAGCTCGGGATAGCCGAGGTTCACGGCCAGCTGTTCCAGGTCGTCAATGCGCTCGTAGTCCCGCTCGTCCACGCCGGCGAAGCGCCGGATGCGCAGCGCCGCCATGGCTTCCTTCAGGCGCGCGCCGGGCGCCAGCAGCGCCTCGCGCAAACGCCGCAACAGCGCGTCCGGTACGCCGTTGGCGGCGATCAGCGGCAAACCCGGCGACGACGCGGTGAACCCCAGGATGGCAATGCCGTTGACACTGATCGGATCTTCGCGCCGCAGGTAGGCGTACGTCACGCAATCGATCGCGGCCACGTCCGCCGCGCCGCTGCGCACCGCGCGCAGGCTGGCGGCGTGGCTGCCGGTCCAGGCCACGTCCCGGAAGAAGCGCCCTCCGCGCGCCAGCGGGGCCACGGCATGGCGCAGCGCGTTCATGCCGCTGTTCGAGTGCCGCTCGTTCACGGCGGCCACGCGGCCGCGGGCGTCGGCCAGCGTGCGGATGCCGCTGCCGTTGCGCGCCACGAGCACGCTGGAGTAATCGCCGTTCATGCAGCCCGGCACGTCGAAGCAGGGCGTGGCCAGCAGCGCCACGTGCTGGCGCAGCGTCCGCCAGTACGGGTAGCCGCAGGTCTGCGAGAGCAGCAGGTCAGGGCGGCGCCAGAACTCGGCCAGCGGCCCGGTATCGTCCACGTGTTCGACCGGCGCGGTGATATCGGCCTGTTCGAACAGCGCACCCTGCAAGGCGCAGTGTTCCTGCCGCAGCCGGGGCGACAGGTCATACATGGGCAGTGCGGCGATCCACTTCATGGGCTTGTTCGGGCAGGTGAGGGTGGACGGGGGCATCGACGGGGCGGAAGGCGTACCTGCGCATCAGTACGGCGTAGCCCTGCACATGGAAGCCGCCGCTGCGGGCCTGATAGGCGCTGCACCGGGCGCGGTACACGCGGGGCAGCAGATACCAGGGCAGCGAGGGCAGGTCGTGGTGCACCAGGTGCAGGTTATTGTTCAGGAACAGCAGCCGGAAGACCGGGCCTGCCTCGTTCAGCACGATCCGCTGCTTGTGTTCGGCGGCGGGCCGGTGCTCGTAGTAGGAGCGCACCATCGCCAGCGATTGTGCCGGGTAGGCGATCGCCAGCAGGTAATACCAGGGCGGCACGCCAGACTGGCGCTCGACCCACCACAGCAGCCCCGCCACCATGGCGAGGTGGCCAAGCCACATCGGCACGCAGCGCCAGTCCCCCCGCAGCGGTTGCCGCACCGCCTCGACCAGCATTGCGGCGATCGAAATCGCCGGCCCGACGAGCAGGCGCCCGGCAAAGGTCTTGTTGAACCAGTGCAGCGCGCGCAGCGGCGCACTCATGCCGGCCCACGCGGCCGGGGCCACGTAATAACTCTCGGTGTCGAGCGCCGGCAGGGTCAGGTGGGCATCGACATGGTGCCGCAGGTGACTGTCGCGGTACAGCTGGTACGGGTACCAGATCGCCAGCGGCGCCTGGCCGAACAGGCCGTTGAGCCAGGGCAGGCGCGTGGGGTGGCCGTGGATCAGCTCATGTTGCAGCGACATGAACCACGTGCACCACCAGATCATCGCCGCTGTGCCGAGCCAGGGTCCGAGCTCCTTCCAGAAGACGAGGGTGCCATACCAGCCGCCGTGGATGACGGCGATCAGCAGCCAGGTCGGCCATTCGCCGCGCCACAGGGCGCGCGCCCGCTCGGCCGCGACCTGTCGCCGGTGGGCGTCGTCCAAATATTCCGCGCGCGCCATGTCTGCACCCGCGGATCAGAAACGCGCCGCCACGCGCAAGCCCACGGTACGCGGCCGCACGAGGTACAGGGTATTGCCGGGCTGGATGGCGATCGTGTTCGGCGCCACGTCGCTGACCCTGGCGCCATTGGTGAGATTGGTGCCGAACAGGCCGACCTCGTAGGCGCCCCTGCGCCAGGTGAGCGTGGCGTTCACGGTGTTCGAGGAGGGGATTTGCGCGTAGTTGCCCTGTTCGCGGGCGAAATTCGTGTACGCCTCGCCGCGGTGCGCATAGGTGGCCGACAGGCCCAGCTCGTCGTTGTTCGGCAGCGGAATGCTGTAGCTGGCCGTCGCGCTGGCGGCGAACTTCGGCGCGTAGGGCACCCGTGCGCCGGCCGGGATGTTTTGCGCGGCGATCCCCGTCTGCACCGTGTCGGTCGCCTTCGCGTGGTTCAGCGCAGCATTGACGCCGACCGACGCCCGGCGGGTGATCTTCCACAGCGTTTCCAGCTCCAGGCCCAGGCTGCGGATCTTGCCGGCATTCTGGGTGAAGTAATAGGTGCAGGGCAGGCGGTTGAACACCTGCACGTCGTCCCAGTCGATGCGGTAGGCGCTGGCATTGAATGTCATGCGGCGATCGAACAGTGTGTTCTTGGACCCCACCTCGAAGTTCCACAGCGTGTCCGGTTCGAAGGTGGCGGGCGCATGGATGCCGCAGAAGTTGAACGGCACGGGCTGGTTGTTGCCGCCATAGCGGAAGCCCTTTCCAGCGGAGGCGTACAGCGTGTGGTTCGCGTCGATCCGCCAGGCGGCGGCGAAGCGCGGATTGGCGCCGCGCGCGGTGGCGCTGCTGCTGGCCAGTGCGGGCACACCGGTCGGCGCGGCCGGCGTGGCGGTGGCCAGGTTGCCAAACAGGCCGGAAAACGCCAGGTCGAAGTCCTGGGTGCCGCGGAACAGGCGCAGGCCGGCCGTCAGGTCCAGGCGGTCCCACAAGGTGTAGGTCGCCTCGGCGAACAGGGCCACCTGGCGCGAATCGATGTACTGCCGCCCCGTGAAATAATTGTCCGGCGTCGAGGCGAGGTCGTTGACCCGCGAATCGTAGCCCGGGAAATTGCGCGTGGCGCCATAGCGGGCGTCGAAGCCCGTGGTGGGCTGGTCTTGCAAGGTGTCGCGCGAACCCTTCTCGAAGAAGGCCCCGGCCGTCCATTTCAGCGGGCCGGTACCGTTCGATTGCAAGCGGAACTCCTGGGCGAAATCGGCCAGCTTGTTGGCGATGGTGTACGCCGACTGCATGAGCGGCGCCTGGCCGCCGAAGATGAAGGCGGTGGCCGGATACTGGGCCGAGGTTACGTAGAGCGTGTCGCGGTGCAGGTAGGAGGTGGACGAGACGAGCTTCGCGCGGCCCAGGTCGTAGTTGACGGTCACGTTATACAGTTGCAGCTTGTCGTTGCCCACCTCGGGTAGCAAGGCGATCGTCGTGTAGGCGGGCAGGTCGGCGTAGGCATCGTTGATGCCGCCCTTGATATTGGAAGCGGTCACGCTGGCGTCGATCAGCAAGTCGCGCGTGGCTTGCAGGCGCAGCGCCGCGCGGCCCTGGTTGGTGGAGACGCCGTTGGTGGTGCGCCCCGTCAGCTGGTTGCGGATGTAGCCGGAATCCTTGCCCGTGTAGCCGGTCAGCCGCAACGCCAGCGTATCGTCCCTGAGCGGCAGGTTGACCGTGCCGCGCAGGTTGTGATTGCCAGCGCCGAACCCGCTCGTATGAGAGCCGACCGCCTCGACGGAGCCGAACAGGTCGTTGAATTCCGGCTTGCGGGTGATCTGGCGCACCGTGCCGGCCATCGAACCGGCGTCGAACAGCGTGCCCTGCGGGCCTTGCAGGACTTCGACCCTTTCCAGGTCCAGCACCTTCAGGTCCGGGTTGGCGGACTTCAGCGTGACGGGCATCTCGTCGATGTAGACGGCCACCAGCGCGGCATCCTGCACTTCCGAAGGCACGATGCCGCGCACCACTAGGCCCCGCATGGTGATGTTGTTTACGCCCGTTCCCTGCTGCTGCACGGTCATGGCCGGCACGAGGTCGGCGATGTCGGCAAGGTTGCCGAGCCCGTATTTCGACAGGCTTTCCGGTTTGATCACGGTGATCGCGGCGGGCACCTGCTGCACGTCGACGGCACCCGTGCGGGTGGCCGGCACCTCGACCGTTTCGACCTTGTCCGTGGTCGGCGGTTCGGCCGCCACGGCCGGCAGGGCCACGGCGCACAGCGCGGCCAGCGTTCGATGACCCAGCAGATGTTGCATCGGTCTCCCTTATGCTTGTTTGCCATGATGGCGTGTTCGCCACCGCTGAAAAAAGTATATGGAAGGGGCGCTCTGCTGGAAACGAAGATTAATGTGACTGCTTATGCGGAACCCGGCTATGGCGCCGGCGTGCCGCCCGCGACTGCGAGCAGGCCGCCGACGATGGCGGCGCCGCCAATCAGTCCTGTCGCGGACGAGGCGAGCAAAGCGGCACGGGAAGGCGCGCCGAAGAGGCGCGACAGGCCAAGGCCGACGTGCAGGCATACGGCCACGACTGCCAGAAAGTAATAAGGCGCGAAGAACGCGATGCCGGGCCAGCCGCGCATGCCGGACGCCGCGAAGCCGATATCGGTATCCAGGCCCAGGCCCAGGCGGCCCCACAGCACCGCCGACACATGCACGAGCAGGAAAAACAACAGATAATAGCCGCTGATCCGCGCCGCCACTGCGCTGCCGGCCCCTCTGGCGAGCGCCGGTCCGGTCGCCAGTTGCACCAGTACGGCCACGAGGATGACCGGCTCGACGGCGCCCTGGCGGTAGACGTGCCGGAAGGCGTCCATGAACGCGAAGGCGGCCGCGTGGTCGACGGCCAGCAGGACATGATTGAGCAGGTGGACGAGAACGAAGACGGCCAGCACGAGGCCGGAACAACGATGCAGCTTGCGAAAGGCGGGGTGTTGGAACATGGCGTGGCTCGCGGCGGTTCGGACAGGAGGATAGTATGAAGGGGCTCATCGCCGGTCTTGAACGATTCCGACATGGCCGCACCGGGGTCTCGTTTCCAGGCCGGCGGAGCGGCGCGGCAGTGCGGGCCTATCTCTGGCGCGACAGCGGCGCGGGCTCGGCACCGCACCCGAACCGGTTCCCGGCCGCACCGTTCTGCACGTTGACCTGGTTCCTGTCCGGCACCGTGCACGACGGCGTGTCCGCGGCGGCCCGCGTGCTGCCGGCCGTGGTGGTCGGCGGCCCGTTCACGCGGCCTGCCACCACCTTCAGCGCCGGCCGGGTGCATGCATTTACCATCGTCTTCTATCCCGATGCGTTCGCGCGGCTGGCAGGCGTGGACCCGGCGGCGCTGGCCGACCGCCTCGTCCCGGCCGATGCCGTGCTGCCGGATGCATGGCACCCGCTGTTGCGCGAGGTCGCCGGCGCCACGGACGACCGAAACCGGATCGCGTGCGTCGAGACATTCCTCGCTCGCCATGTCGCCGACGCGGGGGGCACGCGGGGCTGGCTTAGCCGCTTGTGCGACGCGGCCGGCGTCGGCCGCCTCGGCGAGCGGCAAGTGGAGCGCAATATTCGCCGGGCGACCGGGCAGACGTTGCGGACGCTGCGCTGCGCGGAACGCTTCGAGGCCGCCATCCTCGGCGCGCGCGCGGCGGCCGCCGGCGGCCGGGTGGACTGGGCCGGACTGGCGTGCGAGAACGCTTATTCGGACCAGCCGCATCTCGGCAGGGAGTGCCGCAGGTTCGCGGGCGCCAGCCCGGCGGAGCTGCTCGCCCGGGTGGATGACGATGAGAGTTACTGGCTGTACCGCCATTGGCGGTGACGCCGCGCGGCGCAGCGTGGCTCGAGGACCCGGCTCACTCGCCACGACCCACACCGGACGTGAAAAGTTGTGAAAATTTATGTCAATGCTTGCATTGCCGCCCGGTGGAGAGTAGGGCAATCTCAATCACAGCCTTGCGCTATGCCGAAATTGATGGGAAGATGCGCCCGATTTCGTGTCTTCGTGTCGCCGGCCCGCACCATGCGACGATGCCCGATCGACATCCCAAGAGAACTTTCACATCCCGGTAATGCCACCAGTCCTTTCGCGCATCCTCATCTGCC contains:
- the cphA gene encoding cyanophycin synthetase, whose translation is MEVIRTRALRGPNLWSHHTAIEAIVSCTPEELAADKLPGFEVRLRARFPRIGQFQPHGHSDAVPLAHVLELTALALQAEAGCPVTFSRTTPTVEQGIFQMVVEYTEEEVGKLAVELAEKLVNSALLDTPFDLNAALTELRDLDEDVRLGPSTGAIVQAAVARKIPYRRMTQGSMVAFGWGSKQRRIQAAEIDSTSAIAENIAQDKELTKKLLDAAGVPVPVGRTVDSAAEAWEVAQLIGLPVVIKPKDGNQGKGVTVNITTEEQTHAAFNTAREFRDDIMVERFLPGHDYRLLVIGNKLIAAARRDPPHVVGDGKHSVRELVDMVNADPRRGSGHSTSLTKIRFDDIALARLKLQDLEADSVPAQGQRVILRNNANLSTGGTATDVTDDVHPEVAARAVEAAQMIGLDICGVDVVVDSVLRPIEEQNGGVVEVNAAPGLRMHLSPSYGKGRPIGEAIVGTLFAEGEDGRIPVVAVTGTNGKTTTVRLIAHLIASSGLRVGMTNTDGVYVNGRQIDSGDCSGPRSARNVLQHPDVDAAVFETARGGILREGLAFDRCKVAVVTNIGAGDHLGLNYITTVEDLAVLKRVIVQNVDENGWAVLNATDPIVAAMASVSKGKVIFFGADRYHPVVATHIAQGRRTVYVDKGDLVAVEGKSQQRIALADVPLTRNGTIGFQVENAMAAVAAAWGAGIDWQSIRLGLSTFTTDSHNAPGRFNVFDYRGATVIADYGHNPDAMLALVRAVESMPAKRRSVVISGAGDRRDEDITQQTEILGKAFDDVVLYEDQCQRGRADGEVIALLRQGLQGAPRTRNVDEINGEFVAIDLAMDRLQEGDLCLILIDQVEEALAYIAKRVAAG
- a CDS encoding acetylxylan esterase, with protein sequence MTLNSLRLLTLAAVLATAQLHVSAAAASSEVRLLDAAPAASPLTVTLDRPDWTYKTGQGATVRIRLDVEPYPAGGIPIRYRIGPDMLEGPARTAVVPKAGLTLPVPPQAQPGFVRAIVEATVEGKPVKATATAAFNPFDIRPVQAEPADFDAFWAAQKEQLAKIDPQWTVTPAPDLSTADVEVSYLHYQNVGQGGRPTRIYGVLSVPRAEGKYPAVLQVPGAGVRGYKGTADLAAKGVITLQIGIHGIPVNLPDEVYEQLRYGALESYNRYNLDDRDSYYYRRVYLGALRGLDYLVAHAKWDGKTLITQGGSQGGQLAIVTAALDPRVTATVASYPAYADVTGYLSGRAGGWPGLFRKDDAGNVKDQPIGPKVKTTGYYDTVNFARRLRAPVLFYAGYNDMVTPPTSTFAVYNVITAPRQFVIEPEQVHSTSSAHQATQQQWILKHAGRR
- a CDS encoding DUF2784 domain-containing protein translates to MFYGLAATAVLIVHLAFIVFVLFGGLLAAWRRWFAAVHLPAAAWGFLVEALGIGCPLTGLENTLRASAGMARYEGDFIERWLLWLIYPEGMTRNMQFVLAGAVIAFNLLVYLWVFRTPRH
- a CDS encoding tyrosine-type recombinase/integrase: MGKFAPIDLQPFSPRSAGGLARRDVDPDAWRDIPDDAMTDARTDSEIAREYISHGELRPKSVANTQKELYRFLTWCREEAGKSLRQLTVADLNAYKEFLKAPPADWISTTKWPRTDERYRPFSGPLSDASRRQAMIAVKGLLAFAEQTGYLRRDPGALVKQVRIPAAARITRYLTQDAIGLALATVEGREAETPAAQRRRERDRFLLIAYAHTGARLNEIVGANMGAIYTEGNGRWWIDVVGKGSKPRRLPVPPDMLDAFRRYRTAFGLLPQTGRGDSTPLVLSSRSRGLARITDEAASEALKAVFTAAADAAAALGDSDTAAQLRQASTHWLRHSMLTNHANNGVQLKTLQETAGHANISTTAAYLHKTDNERHDEIMASVAAKNVV
- a CDS encoding PhnD/SsuA/transferrin family substrate-binding protein, coding for MKWIAALPMYDLSPRLRQEHCALQGALFEQADITAPVEHVDDTGPLAEFWRRPDLLLSQTCGYPYWRTLRQHVALLATPCFDVPGCMNGDYSSVLVARNGSGIRTLADARGRVAAVNERHSNSGMNALRHAVAPLARGGRFFRDVAWTGSHAASLRAVRSGAADVAAIDCVTYAYLRREDPISVNGIAILGFTASSPGLPLIAANGVPDALLRRLREALLAPGARLKEAMAALRIRRFAGVDERDYERIDDLEQLAVNLGYPELR
- a CDS encoding fatty acid desaturase → MDDAHRRQVAAERARALWRGEWPTWLLIAVIHGGWYGTLVFWKELGPWLGTAAMIWWCTWFMSLQHELIHGHPTRLPWLNGLFGQAPLAIWYPYQLYRDSHLRHHVDAHLTLPALDTESYYVAPAAWAGMSAPLRALHWFNKTFAGRLLVGPAISIAAMLVEAVRQPLRGDWRCVPMWLGHLAMVAGLLWWVERQSGVPPWYYLLAIAYPAQSLAMVRSYYEHRPAAEHKQRIVLNEAGPVFRLLFLNNNLHLVHHDLPSLPWYLLPRVYRARCSAYQARSGGFHVQGYAVLMRRYAFRPVDAPVHPHLPEQAHEVDRRTAHV
- a CDS encoding TonB-dependent receptor → MQHLLGHRTLAALCAVALPAVAAEPPTTDKVETVEVPATRTGAVDVQQVPAAITVIKPESLSKYGLGNLADIADLVPAMTVQQQGTGVNNITMRGLVVRGIVPSEVQDAALVAVYIDEMPVTLKSANPDLKVLDLERVEVLQGPQGTLFDAGSMAGTVRQITRKPEFNDLFGSVEAVGSHTSGFGAGNHNLRGTVNLPLRDDTLALRLTGYTGKDSGYIRNQLTGRTTNGVSTNQGRAALRLQATRDLLIDASVTASNIKGGINDAYADLPAYTTIALLPEVGNDKLQLYNVTVNYDLGRAKLVSSTSYLHRDTLYVTSAQYPATAFIFGGQAPLMQSAYTIANKLADFAQEFRLQSNGTGPLKWTAGAFFEKGSRDTLQDQPTTGFDARYGATRNFPGYDSRVNDLASTPDNYFTGRQYIDSRQVALFAEATYTLWDRLDLTAGLRLFRGTQDFDLAFSGLFGNLATATPAAPTGVPALASSSATARGANPRFAAAWRIDANHTLYASAGKGFRYGGNNQPVPFNFCGIHAPATFEPDTLWNFEVGSKNTLFDRRMTFNASAYRIDWDDVQVFNRLPCTYYFTQNAGKIRSLGLELETLWKITRRASVGVNAALNHAKATDTVQTGIAAQNIPAGARVPYAPKFAASATASYSIPLPNNDELGLSATYAHRGEAYTNFAREQGNYAQIPSSNTVNATLTWRRGAYEVGLFGTNLTNGARVSDVAPNTIAIQPGNTLYLVRPRTVGLRVAARF
- a CDS encoding DUF6597 domain-containing transcriptional factor is translated as MKGLIAGLERFRHGRTGVSFPGRRSGAAVRAYLWRDSGAGSAPHPNRFPAAPFCTLTWFLSGTVHDGVSAAARVLPAVVVGGPFTRPATTFSAGRVHAFTIVFYPDAFARLAGVDPAALADRLVPADAVLPDAWHPLLREVAGATDDRNRIACVETFLARHVADAGGTRGWLSRLCDAAGVGRLGERQVERNIRRATGQTLRTLRCAERFEAAILGARAAAAGGRVDWAGLACENAYSDQPHLGRECRRFAGASPAELLARVDDDESYWLYRHWR